In Arvicanthis niloticus isolate mArvNil1 chromosome 4, mArvNil1.pat.X, whole genome shotgun sequence, a single window of DNA contains:
- the Tm4sf4 gene encoding transmembrane 4 L6 family member 4, whose amino-acid sequence MCTGGCARCLGGTLIPLAVFGLLANILLFFPGGKVADENSHLSEEVWYFGGILGSGVLMIFPALVFLGLQNNDCCGCCGNEGCGKRFAMFTSTLFAVIGFLGAGYSFIVSAVSINKGPKCLMTNNTWGYPFHDGDYLKDQALWSKCQEPENVVPWNLSLFSILLVIGGIQMILCAIQVVNGLLGTLCGDCQCCGCCGGDGPV is encoded by the exons ATGTGTACCGGGGGCTGTGCCAGGTGCCTGGGGGGCACCCTCATTCCCCTGGCTGTGTTTGGCCTCCTGGCAAATATCCTGTTGTTCTTTCCTGGAGGAAAAGTGGCGGATGAAAACAGCCACCTTTCAGAAGAGGTCTGGTACTTCGGAGGAATATTGGGAAGTGGAGTCTTG ATGATCTTCCCTGCGCTGGTGTTCTTGGGCCTGCAGAACAACGACTGCTGTGGATGCTGTGGCAATGAGGGCTGTGGGAAGCGATTTGCG ATGTTCACCTCCACATTGTTTGCTGTGATTGGATTCTTGGGTGCTGGATACTCATTTATCGTCTCAGCTGTTTCCATCAACAAGGGTCCTAAATGCCTCATGACCAATAATACATGGGGATACCccttccacgatgg TGATTATCTTAAAGACCAAGCCTTATGGAGCAAGTGTCAAGAGCCCGAGAATGTGGTCCCCTGgaatctctccctcttctccattcTGCTGGTCATCGGAGGAATCCAGATGATTCTCTGTGCCATCCAGGTGGTCAATGGCCTCCTAGGAACTCTCTGTGGAGACTGCCAGTGCTGTGGCTGCTGTGGG GGTGATGGACCAGTCTAA